Genomic window (Phragmites australis chromosome 5, lpPhrAust1.1, whole genome shotgun sequence):
TTGTTTACTATGAGATGTCTGTGTTGACGAGAGAAATTCAGCTGGAATTCCTTTATTTTTCAAGCTGGCAACCTGATTCTCCTGTAAATTTAATATGCAGACCACATGATGTTCCATGGCATATGAGGAGTAACAGGAAAAGGAGACCTAATGATGATTAATCTTACCATCAGCGCTGTTCAGCAGATTTTTCAATCAAATCAAGGAACTGTTAGTATAAACTTTCAAGTACAAAATTCTCACATTATGGAAAGTTGGCAGATCAATTCACCTATCAAGGGTGAAATAACAAGAACAATGCCTGTCTTCACTAGAGCAGGAATCTGATAGCACATTGACTTTCCACCTCCAGTTGGCATCAAACAAAAGCAATCTCTTCCTGCAAATAAATTGTTTAGCATATTAAACCAAACTCATAATGTTGAAAATATCTCAGCACACAGGTGCCaaccataaaaaatataagaagaaaCACACACAAACACGGCAAAGGAGAGGACCTGATAGAACAGCTTCTATAGCCTCGAGTTGTTTTCCTCGAAACCCTGAGTATCCAAAATATCGGTTCAAGACGTTCTCGAGCTCCTTCGGAGCGTTCTTTCCACGCCCTGAGGCCAGCAATGTACCCTTAATGGGAAGTAGTCCCTTCATTTTCAGCTGAACAGCACAATCTGTaagaaggaaggagagaatGCCATGATCGTTTAGAGGATTGCAATGATTGTAACATGATAGGCAAGGACTTGCCGCAGGGCGTGGGGGTTCAGTTGAATCCCAATCTTTTGGAAAATAAACTGCACACCCACACCTTGCGTCCCAATTAATTCCGATGGCATCAACTGCGACCGATCCTGTGtgctgaggaagaagaaatgCACCGAACCGAACcgtggatggatggatcagTTTAGTACTCCACCACGCAGAAAAGAAAATCGCTAGTAAacggaggagaggaagaaagattTCGATTTGATTGCTCACAGCATTTAAAAACTCGATCTTTGAACAATCCATCGAAGCAAGTTAGGGTTCCTTACCAACAAAAGAACTGCAGTCTCAAGTCCGGATGGGCCTCCTCCACGCCAATCCAATACCGGTAGAAGCGAGGACGACGACTACGAGGGAAGAGTTCCTTCGGGGTGCGCTGTCGTGCTCCGGCGGAAGGAGACTGGAGCCGggttcgccgccgccggcgaagaGCCCGGTGGTGTGAGCGTCTGCCCTCTGGCCAGCTGGGTTTCGAGCTGGGCCTAATTTTGGCGCGAGCACGGCGAGCTAGGCCCGGCTCAATAGGGTTAGGCCCCAAAGCCCAAGAACATCGCCAGCCCGCGTGTATGTTCTCATGGACCCCTTGCCCAATCAGAGCATCATACCTACCGTCTACCGATCCATGGACGAAATGCTGATGCTCATCAGGCACActagaatccccatcggcattGCAATTGCATCGATGCACGGCAGACAAAGATCGCATCAGGTTGGTGCACCAGATAATCCAAAGGACATGCATTATGTTTTCTGCGATCTAGTGATGCTGATTTTTGACAGTCTTCATTCGCCTAACGACAGCCACGGCTCACCAAGATACTGCAGCTAGCCGCGAGGAGTGTCTGCTACGCCAAACCCAACTCCAAGAGATCTAAAAATGGCGACGTGCCCACCTGCATACACCTAACCATTGTCTCcttgctctctctttctcaacCACACTGCAGAAAGAAAACTACTGTGAGTAGCCTAGTCAACAGCTGGCAGAACAACAAAAAGCAAAGAGGAATCAGGCACCTTTTTGCACGTCTGCTACCTTGTTCGCCTGGAACGAGATTTGTTGTGCGTTCTTGTTGCTCGATTTCAGCTACGGTTACCTTCTGCATTGCACGTAGTAATGCCTTGGGAAAAAAATAACGTTTTTTGTCTTAGGGAAGAAAAAGGATCCGGTTGCTCATCATCTACAACTGCAGGCTATTATTTGGAACGGTAATGTGTTAAGGTGCCGTTTGGTCGTGCTCCGAAGCTTTAACCAGAGCTGGTTTTATATGTCCCAAAAATTGGTATGTCTTTGATAATATATTCTAAGTtgactatttttttatcatatatctTACATATTTAATATGAAATTTTGTTACAAACTAGTTTATATAAGACATATGATCTAAAAATAATCAACTTAAAATATATTATCAAGTCACATCAATTTTGAGACGTATGATCGAATTTCCTAACAAAGAACGGGCCGGAGCTCGGCCCAACGGGCCAATCCTCATCAAAATAGCAATAGATATGCCACCGCTCGATCTTAATCCGACGGTTCACGTGAACCCACGACCCGTAGTGGCAGCCTTGTAATTCTCACCATCTTCCTCCGCTGCACAGCCTCCATGATCGGGAGCACGCACCACATTCCGTCGCGTCCACTTCACTCAAACGGCTCTGCCATCTTATAAACCCCCGCACCAACCCCTCCTCCCATGGCGGAAGCCCTCGACGAGCCCCCGACCCTGCCCTCCGAATCCGAGCTCCCCGCGTCCTGCCCTACCGATTGACCCAAGCCGCGCCTTGCATCGTGCTCTAGGTCGCCAGATCTCGGAGGCGCCTCTGGGAGCGAAGCCCTACCACCTCCAGGAACAGGAGCGGCTCAATGGTGGACACGTCAGGCGGGAGGATCCACCCTCACGGCCAGCGGCGGGGCGTGGCCGCCTTCGTCGCGGCCAACAAGACGCTGCTCGCCGCCGTGTGGGTCGTCGGGTTCACGCTGGTGTTCCTGTGGCAGAGCGCCTCGATATCCGTcggtgctggcggcggcggcaggggtTTCCTCAGGCTCCGCACGGCGTCGCTGCCGCCGACGCGCCCTGCGCCGCGGCTTCGCCCTACGGCGTACAACCTGACGGACTTTGGCGGCGTCGGGGACGGGCGGGCGGTGAACACAGAGGCGTTCGAGCGCGCCGTGGAGGCCATCGCGGCGCTCGCGGAACGCGGCGGGGGACAGCTCAATGTGCCGCCCGGGCGGTGGCTCACGGCGCCGTTCAACCTGACCAGCCACATGACGCTGTTTCTTGCCGAAGGCGCAGAGATCCTTGGCATTCCGGTAAGGAAGTTCTTGGCTTTGTGAGCGTAGCTATAAAACTTGGGTAGTTATTGGgtagatcttcaagtgcatttTGTAAGCTCAATAGTTAATACTACTTTCATGTGGTGTGGATCCTGGGTGGCTAACATATATTAGAATAGTTAATGATTTGGCTAGTTGACTTGCTTGATAAATATATCAACGATGAAACATAAGAATGTTTTTCGTCTGATCACTGATGTGTTTCAGAGGCTGAGATTTCGTTGCTACAAAACGGGAATACTCCAGAGACAGAAGAATCTAACATGGTGTTAAGAGCTTTACTTTTTCAAGATCTTCAGTGCTTATAGATCTAGACTAGTGTGTATTCAGAGTTTGGTGGAGGCCTATGGTACTTAATTGCGGCAGAAGTGTCCACATTTCAGATCACAAGTTTATTTAACTGACTTTCTGTTGTTTTCTGGACAGGATGAGAAGTATTGGCCGTTGATGCCAGCATTACCATCATATGGATATGGGCGTGAGCGCAAAGGACCTCGCTTTGGAAGTCTTATTCATGGACAGAATTTGAAAGATGTAGTCATTACAGGTTTTCTCTTTATCTGGATAAGCTAGGATTTAAGCCATGCATATAGAACACCTTACAGAATTCTGATTAAGCAACATCAGTGAGAAAAGTGTATCATGTGTATATTAAGCAATCTAATGGTTGCAACACTGTAGTATCATGTGAGCAACATAAAGCAGCTACTTGACCCGTGTTGATCCCCCTATCTAAATGCACTTGCTGCTTTCTGTATGAATATTTGGACTTCCTGCACTTCTGTTAAAATAGAATCTAAAATTTACAGCTCGAACTGTCATACTCTTTACTTCTTTAGTGATGTTTTACCAAGTAAACAGGCAAATTCATTCAAATGCAAAAACTGCACTGCTATTTCAAATTCCGTGCTGTAGCTGTAACTGATCATATCCGTTTGATCCCCAATCTTGCACTAATAGAACAATGAGGTTATTTCTATTTAACTGCCTCATTGGATGATAGTTATCTGACCTTTATATGTTTCCTTCTTCTGTCTCTTAATTAGGCCATAATGGTAGCATAAATGGCCAGGGTGAAGTTTGGTGGTTGAAGCATCGCAGAAGAATGTTGAATAACACGAGACCTCCCCTTGTGCAGCTGATGTGGTCCAAGGACATTATTGTTACAAACATAACGCTGCGGGATTCACCTTTCTGGCACTTGCATCCGTATGATTGCACAAATGTAACTGTTTCAAATGTTACTATCTTATCTCCTGTTTCTGGTGCTCCAAACACAGATGGCATAGATCCAGGTATTCATCCTGCACCTGTCTTTAACGGTTTTCCAGTATGTCATGCATTTTTGTGACACTTCTGCACTGTAGCAAACACTTGAAGCACCAGCAGATATACTCTTTATAGCGCATGCTGCCTATACTCTTGCATTAGTTACAGGCCATGCTGACCACATACCATTTGTCTATTTATTGATCCTGACATATAATTATATGCAGATTCTTGTCAGGATGTGCTCATTGAGAATTGCTACATATCTGTTGGTGATGATGCGATAGCTATAAAGAGCGGGTGGGATCAGTATGGGATTGCATACAGTCGCCCATCTTCAAACATTTTGATCCGCAATGTGACAGCCCATTCTCTTGTGAGGTGAGAATTGGCATATCTTGGCTACATCGCTTTGTATAAAGTATTGCTTGTGTGCATAGTCCTTTGAAGTCAAACCTCGACACAAGCAATTATTATTTGTGCATAGAACTTGGAGCATTACAGGTGAGGCTTACACTATTTA
Coding sequences:
- the LOC133919931 gene encoding probable polygalacturonase, translating into MVDTSGGRIHPHGQRRGVAAFVAANKTLLAAVWVVGFTLVFLWQSASISVGAGGGGRGFLRLRTASLPPTRPAPRLRPTAYNLTDFGGVGDGRAVNTEAFERAVEAIAALAERGGGQLNVPPGRWLTAPFNLTSHMTLFLAEGAEILGIPDEKYWPLMPALPSYGYGRERKGPRFGSLIHGQNLKDVVITGHNGSINGQGEVWWLKHRRRMLNNTRPPLVQLMWSKDIIVTNITLRDSPFWHLHPYDCTNVTVSNVTILSPVSGAPNTDGIDPDSCQDVLIENCYISVGDDAIAIKSGWDQYGIAYSRPSSNILIRNVTAHSLVSAGISIGSEMSGGVANVTVENVHIWESRRGVRIKTATGRGGYIRNISYRNITFDNVRAGIVIKVDYNEHADDGYDRNAFPDITNISFKEIHGWGVRVPVRAHGSDVIPIKDISFQDMSVGISYKKKHIFQCSYVEGRVIGSVFPKPCDNLDIYDEQGQLVKRAVTMNSTEVDYDI